A window of Lentibacillus sp. Marseille-P4043 contains these coding sequences:
- a CDS encoding MFS transporter, whose translation MEKRVSIWRDRNFIKFFSANGLSNLGNWFDFVAVLILFRYTWKADPMVIALIPVMYAIPSILLGQFAGVFADRRDKLKILVHSDWIRAGLTLLLVFIPVPMLALLVLLFRNTVGVISLPAQQGLMRSIVDEDDIMKAVTINGSLFQLVKVVGPLIGGSVAAVFSPDLSIVINAISFTISGIILTRIHIKNQDPESKEKNDVPEQSGFFASWKEGWDIVLKSRILLASIMFGIVSTLTIQMIDAQIVTLFSEVFPEKAELTGWAISAIGIGSLLVVLLLNRLKSIRKYGWFFGTGCLLIGMMIGGFGFMADYRFIIVAMGLAFIGGLGNGMTFAAINYLIQKEPPKEAIGRVSGILDSTLSILFIAGPLLGGLLINQFGVLAAFRIIGIGLIMIGTVGILLQKFIWKQNNQAVTQKEIEGGSKAVF comes from the coding sequence ATGGAAAAACGTGTATCAATTTGGAGAGATAGAAATTTTATAAAGTTTTTTTCAGCCAATGGACTTTCTAATCTGGGAAATTGGTTTGATTTTGTTGCTGTGCTAATTTTGTTCCGGTATACATGGAAGGCAGATCCGATGGTGATTGCTCTTATTCCCGTCATGTATGCCATCCCGAGCATTTTGTTAGGGCAATTTGCCGGAGTGTTTGCAGATCGGAGAGATAAATTGAAAATCCTTGTCCATTCCGATTGGATTCGAGCGGGTTTGACCTTGTTGCTTGTTTTTATCCCTGTTCCAATGCTCGCCCTGCTTGTCCTTTTATTTCGCAATACGGTAGGGGTGATAAGTCTGCCGGCACAGCAAGGATTGATGAGAAGCATTGTCGATGAAGATGACATTATGAAAGCAGTAACGATTAATGGTAGTCTGTTTCAACTGGTAAAGGTGGTTGGTCCACTTATTGGGGGATCTGTAGCAGCTGTCTTTTCTCCTGATCTTTCAATTGTTATAAATGCTATATCGTTCACTATTTCAGGAATTATCCTTACACGGATTCATATAAAAAATCAAGATCCGGAAAGTAAGGAGAAAAATGACGTACCGGAACAATCAGGTTTTTTCGCTTCGTGGAAAGAAGGTTGGGACATCGTATTAAAAAGCAGGATCCTTTTGGCAAGTATCATGTTCGGAATTGTGAGTACCTTAACGATTCAGATGATCGATGCCCAGATTGTTACATTGTTCAGCGAAGTGTTTCCCGAAAAAGCGGAACTGACAGGCTGGGCAATATCAGCGATTGGAATCGGCTCCCTACTAGTTGTCCTGCTTCTGAACAGGCTGAAATCTATTCGAAAATACGGTTGGTTCTTCGGTACTGGGTGCTTGCTCATCGGTATGATGATCGGCGGGTTTGGATTCATGGCTGATTATCGTTTTATCATTGTAGCAATGGGTCTTGCTTTTATTGGTGGACTTGGCAATGGGATGACTTTTGCTGCGATAAACTACCTTATTCAAAAGGAACCACCAAAAGAAGCCATTGGGAGGGTTTCCGGGATATTGGATTCCACGTTAAGTATTCTATTTATAGCTGGTCCACTGCTTGGCGGACTTCTGATCAACCAGTTTGGCGTACTGGCAGCCTTTAGGATCATCGGTATCGGACTAATCATGATCGGAACTGTCGGAATTTTATTGCAAAAGTTCATCTGGAAGCAGAACAATCAAGCTGTAACCCAGAAAGAAATTGAAGGGGGGAGTAAAGCGGTATTCTGA